The Neptunomonas concharum genomic interval AAGCGTGATGAACCCGCAGAAGCAACTCGAGTGATGCCTGAAGAGATTGCCGATTCTGTACTCGAAATGATGGAAACGGTGACCCAAGGTGGCGGTACAGGCCGAAGAGCGGCTGTACATGGCTACCGTGTAGCAGGCAAAACGGGCACTGTGCATAAGATCGCCAACGGCGGATATGCCGAAGATAAGTATATCTCAGTCTTCGCAGGGGTTGCGCCAGTATCCAATCCAAGAATTGTTACAGTGGTAATGGTCGATAACCCTAAAGGCCAAGAATATTACGGTGGAGAGGTTGCGGCACCAGTGTTCTCTCGGGTAACGGCGAATAGTTTACGATTACTGAATGTGGCTCCCGACCAATGGCCTCAAAAGAACGAGCAAACGATGGCGATGAAATGATGCAGCCCTTTAATGCAAAAACACTACAAGAGTTGACTATTGCCGGTGCGGATGACGTATCGGCAAATTTGCTTGTAAAGGGGATATGTTCTGATAGTCGCCAAGTAAAGTCTGGTGACCTGTTCGTGGCAAGAGATGGCGTGGCTCATCGAGGTATTGATTTTATCGCTCAAGCAGCAAAAGCGGGTGCAGTTGCTGCGATTGTGGATCAGCACTCTTATCCCGACCTTGAATCATTTAGCTTTAGCATACCTGTTTTTAAGGTGCGCAATTTAGCTCAGAAAGTCAGCGGCTTTGCAGCTCAGATGCTGGATAATCCATCATCTCGAATGACAGTGATTGGTATAACAGGTACGAATGGCAAAACATCTTGTGCGCATTATGTTGCTCAAGCGCTGAATGCATTAGGTATACGTACTGCGATTATTGGCACGGTAGGTAATGGTTTCCCGGAAGCTCTGGAGCAAGCAACACACACTACACCCGATGCAATCCGCTTGCAGCAGTTATTGGCAGCGCTTGAAGCGCAAGGCGCTAAAGCGGTTGTGATGGAGGTTAGCTCCCACGCGTTAGATCAGGGGCGTGTTGCCGGGGTTATGTTTGATGTGGTGGCGATGACAAATTTAAGCCGTGATCACCTTGATTACCACGGATCGATGGATGCTTATGCTCACGCCAAAGCACGCCTGTTTACAGAATTTGATGTGAAGCAGCGAGTGCTGAATCTGGATGATGACTATGTTAAGTCATTAGCTGAAAAATTACAGAAAGCCTCTAAAGAAACGGTGACTTTCAGCTTGCATACACAGGCCGATGTGTATGCTACTTCGTGCTTGTTAAGCCGGGAAGGTATTCAGTTATCAGTGAATGCCAAGGGTGAAGAGCACGTTATTAATCTACCCGTGATCGGTGCTTTTAATGCATCCAATATTCTTTTAATGCTCTCTGTATTGCGCTCCTTAGATGTGCCGTTTATGGATATTGTGGGCGTTGCGTCACAAATCTCCGCGGTTCCTGGGCGAATGGAGGTATTTGCTAAGGAGGGGATGCCGACGGTGGTTGTGGATTATGCTCATACACCCGATGCGCTCGAAAAGGCATTACAGGCCGCGCGGGAGCACTGTCAAGCAACATTATGGGTCGTGTTTGGTTGCGGTGGTGATAGAGATATTGGTAAACGTGCTGAAATGGCACGCGCGGCAGAGGCATTTGCAGATAAAGTCGTGGTGACGAGTGATAACCCACGTACTGAATCGCCAGAAGAGATAATCGATATGATTATTTCGGGCTTTAAGCAGCCTGCTGAGGTAACGCAGTGTGCCGATCGAGAAGAAGCTATTTTATGGGCTTTAGGACAGGCAGGGAAAAACGATCTTGTTGTTATTGCCGGTAAAGGTCATGAGGATTACCAAGAGATCATGAACGTTAAGTATCCATTTAGCGATAAAGCCGTGGTAATGGGCTATCAGCAGAGAGAGGCTCACTTATGATGACAAGTGTTAAGCTCTCGGCGCTTAATGAGTGTTTAAATGCCACGCTTATTAATGGTGATGCTCTTATTCAGGGGGTCAGTACAGATACCCGTAATATTCATGACGGTGATTTATTTATTGCACTAAAAGGTGAGCGTTTTGACGCCCATGACTTTGCGGCACAAGCCATAGATTCTGGTGCTGTTGCGCTGGTGGTGGATCATCCAATAGCGTTGCCGATCCCTCAGTTAGTGGTCGATGACACACGTATCGCATTAGGCCTAATAGGTGAATATAATCGCGCCTTTTTTGATGGAACCTTGATTGCAGTGACAGGGAGCAGCGGTAAAACAACGGTTAAAGAGATGTTAGCAACGATCCTTAGCGATGTTGGGGAAACGCTATTTACGCAAGGTAATTTGAATAACGATATTGGTGTGCCGTTGACGTTGCTGAGACTATCGCCTGAACATCGTTATGCTGTAATTGAGATGGGGGCAAGTGGACCCAATGAGATCGCTTACTCGGCCTCTTTATCACATCCTGATATCGCGATGGTAAATAACGCCATGGGGGCGCATTTAGAAGGGTTCGGTTCCCTTGAAGGTGTTGTTGAGGCGAAAGGCGAAATCTACGATGGGCTGACAAACCAAGGGGTAGCGATTGTTAATGCAGATGATCCCCATGCACAGCGCTGGTTAGACAGAGCGAAAGGAAAGTCCATCTTAACCTTTGGGTTGGCAGCGGGTGCTGATGTTCGAGCACAAGCGTTATACCTTCAGACAAACGGATGTTACGGCTTTGACTTGACGTACCAAAATGAATCGGTCGCTGTCAGGCTGAATGTCTTAGGGCGTCATAATGTATGCAATGCATTGGCCGCAGCCGCTGCGAGTTTATCAGCGGGTTTGTCTTTGTCGCAGATAGCATCAGGCTTAGCGAAATTCTCTGCTGTAAAAGGGCGGATGTTTAGCACCCAAGGTGTGAATGGTGCTTTGGTGATTGATGATAGCTACAACGCAAACCCCGGGTCGGTACGTGCTGCTATCTCCATGTTGAGTGAATTAAAAGGAGAGCGGGCGTTAGTGCTGGGGGATATGGGGGAGCTAGGTGCTGACGAAGTGTCCCTGCATCAAGAGGTGGGGCAGTTTGCTGCTCAAATGGGTATAGAAAAGCTTTTTGCAGTAGGTCGGTTGAGCCAATTTACTGTGGAAGCTTATAAACAAGCGGGAGGCATATGTGCTGAACATCTGGGCGATAAAAGCGAGTTGGTTTCTCGTCTTCAACATGAGGCGCATTCAGCGATGGTTATATTAGTGAAAGGGTCTCGAAGTGCAGCCATGGATCAGGTCGTAAATTGTCTGGTTGGGGAGGCTTGATATGCTGCTGATTCTTGCAGATTTCTTTGGTCAGTATTTTTCGGCCATTGCGGTTTTTAAATATTTAACCCTGCGGGGCATTATGGGCGTGCTTACAGCGCTGTCATTGTCGCTGTTTATCGGCCCTCGTTTGATTAAATATTTGAAAACAAAACAGATTGGCCAAGCGGTCCGGGATGACGGCCCGCAATCCCACTTAAGTAAAGCAGGAACGCCGACGATGGGCGGTGCGCTTATTCTGTTGTCGATTGCTATCAGTACCCTGTTATGGGCAGATTTATCCAATCGATATGTTTGGATAGTGCTGATTGTGACACTTATTTTTGGTGCTGTTGGTTGGGTCGATGATTGGCGAAAAGTGGTTGAAAAGAACTCGCGTGGGCTGCCGGCTCGTTGGAAATATTTTTGGCAATCCGTTGGCGGGTTAGGTGCAGCAACCGTGCTTTATGTAACGGCACAAACGCCAGCAGAAACTCAGCTGATCGTCCCCGTTTTTAAAGATGTTGCTATCGACATGGGTATCTTCTTTATTGTGTTTACCTATTTCGTCATTGTCGGGACTTCTAATGCAGTGAACCTAACCGATGGTCTCGACGGTTTGGCTATCATGCCAACAGTCATGGTTGCAGGTGCCTTGGCGGTTTTTGCCTATCTTAGTGGTCATATTCGTTTTGCGGAGTACTTGCATATTCCCTATATCGCAGGATCTGGGGAACTCATCATTTTTTGTGGTGCTATCGTTGGTGCAGGCTTAGGTTTTCTGTGGTTCAACACCTACCCAGCGCAAGTCTTTATGGGAGACGTCGGTGCGCTAGCGCTAGGCGCTGCACTGGGTTCGGTGGCGGTTGTTGTACGTCAGGAACTGGTGCTGGTCATTATGGGCGGGGTCTTTGTGATGGAGACCGTCTCTGTGATTTTACAAGTGGCCTCCTACAAGCTCACTGGGCGGCGGATTTTCCGGATGGCGCCGATTCATCATCATTTTGAGCTAAAAGGTTGGCCCGAGCCGCGGGTGATTGTTCGCTTTTGGATTATTACCGTGGTGTTAGTGCTGGTGGGTTTAGCAACCCTGAAGATTCGTTAGGAGCAGAAAAGCATGTCGCTGATTTCGTCAGATAGATTAAAGATAGTGATTGGTCTGGGTTTGACCGGGCTGTCTTGTGCACGCTATTTGGCAAGAACAGGCCAACGATTTGCCTTGGCTGATACGAGAGAAGTGCCTCCTAATCTTGATGAAATTCGCCGCATCTATCCCGATGTTGATATTCGCACAGGCGATTTGGATGCGCAGTTTCTAAAGCAAGCCGATGAGTTAGTGCTGAGCCCAGGAGTTGCTAAAAGCCACCCGGCAATCCAAGAAGCGTTATCCTCGGGCGTGAAACTAATAGGTGACATTGACCTGTTCTGCCGAGAAGTGTCTGCGCCGATCGTTGCGATTACAGGCTCTAATGCAAAAAGCACGGTGACCTCCTTAGTGGGAGAGATGGCTAAAACGGCTGGTATTGATGTAGGGGTGGGTGGAAATTTAGGCCTGCCTGTTTTGGATATGTTGTCTGACGGCGAAAAAGCATTATATGTTCTTGAATTATCAAGCTTTCAGCTAGAAACGACTCATGAGCTAAGAGCTGAAGTGGCTACCGTGTTAAATGTCAGTCAAGATCATTTAGATCGTTATCCTGATATGCAAGGCTATTACCAAGCCAAGCATCGTATTTTTCGAGGGTGTAAACAGGCAGTAGAAAACCTTGATGATGCTTTGACTCACCCATTACTTCCTGCTGGGGTGCCCTTATGGGGTTATCGTTTAGGAAAGGCCGATTTTCGTATCTTTGGATTACAGGATGTGGATGGGGAAGAGTGGCTCGCTTTGGGTAC includes:
- the murD gene encoding UDP-N-acetylmuramoyl-L-alanine--D-glutamate ligase, which encodes MSLISSDRLKIVIGLGLTGLSCARYLARTGQRFALADTREVPPNLDEIRRIYPDVDIRTGDLDAQFLKQADELVLSPGVAKSHPAIQEALSSGVKLIGDIDLFCREVSAPIVAITGSNAKSTVTSLVGEMAKTAGIDVGVGGNLGLPVLDMLSDGEKALYVLELSSFQLETTHELRAEVATVLNVSQDHLDRYPDMQGYYQAKHRIFRGCKQAVENLDDALTHPLLPAGVPLWGYRLGKADFRIFGLQDVDGEEWLALGTEPLMPVSMMKMPGRHNVVNALSALALGTLSGIPMNAMLAALKAFPGLDHRCQWVAEKQGVAFYNDSKGTNVGATVAALEGLGSELKAPSKLVLIAGGEGKGADFGDLILPVKTYVKTVILIGQDADILKQTLTGSAEVLMADSMEEAVNRSAEVAVSGDVVLLSPACASFDMFKGYADRGQQFVKWVESL
- the mraY gene encoding phospho-N-acetylmuramoyl-pentapeptide-transferase, which encodes MLLILADFFGQYFSAIAVFKYLTLRGIMGVLTALSLSLFIGPRLIKYLKTKQIGQAVRDDGPQSHLSKAGTPTMGGALILLSIAISTLLWADLSNRYVWIVLIVTLIFGAVGWVDDWRKVVEKNSRGLPARWKYFWQSVGGLGAATVLYVTAQTPAETQLIVPVFKDVAIDMGIFFIVFTYFVIVGTSNAVNLTDGLDGLAIMPTVMVAGALAVFAYLSGHIRFAEYLHIPYIAGSGELIIFCGAIVGAGLGFLWFNTYPAQVFMGDVGALALGAALGSVAVVVRQELVLVIMGGVFVMETVSVILQVASYKLTGRRIFRMAPIHHHFELKGWPEPRVIVRFWIITVVLVLVGLATLKIR
- a CDS encoding UDP-N-acetylmuramoyl-L-alanyl-D-glutamate--2,6-diaminopimelate ligase, with product MASKERANDGDEMMQPFNAKTLQELTIAGADDVSANLLVKGICSDSRQVKSGDLFVARDGVAHRGIDFIAQAAKAGAVAAIVDQHSYPDLESFSFSIPVFKVRNLAQKVSGFAAQMLDNPSSRMTVIGITGTNGKTSCAHYVAQALNALGIRTAIIGTVGNGFPEALEQATHTTPDAIRLQQLLAALEAQGAKAVVMEVSSHALDQGRVAGVMFDVVAMTNLSRDHLDYHGSMDAYAHAKARLFTEFDVKQRVLNLDDDYVKSLAEKLQKASKETVTFSLHTQADVYATSCLLSREGIQLSVNAKGEEHVINLPVIGAFNASNILLMLSVLRSLDVPFMDIVGVASQISAVPGRMEVFAKEGMPTVVVDYAHTPDALEKALQAAREHCQATLWVVFGCGGDRDIGKRAEMARAAEAFADKVVVTSDNPRTESPEEIIDMIISGFKQPAEVTQCADREEAILWALGQAGKNDLVVIAGKGHEDYQEIMNVKYPFSDKAVVMGYQQREAHL
- a CDS encoding UDP-N-acetylmuramoyl-tripeptide--D-alanyl-D-alanine ligase translates to MMTSVKLSALNECLNATLINGDALIQGVSTDTRNIHDGDLFIALKGERFDAHDFAAQAIDSGAVALVVDHPIALPIPQLVVDDTRIALGLIGEYNRAFFDGTLIAVTGSSGKTTVKEMLATILSDVGETLFTQGNLNNDIGVPLTLLRLSPEHRYAVIEMGASGPNEIAYSASLSHPDIAMVNNAMGAHLEGFGSLEGVVEAKGEIYDGLTNQGVAIVNADDPHAQRWLDRAKGKSILTFGLAAGADVRAQALYLQTNGCYGFDLTYQNESVAVRLNVLGRHNVCNALAAAAASLSAGLSLSQIASGLAKFSAVKGRMFSTQGVNGALVIDDSYNANPGSVRAAISMLSELKGERALVLGDMGELGADEVSLHQEVGQFAAQMGIEKLFAVGRLSQFTVEAYKQAGGICAEHLGDKSELVSRLQHEAHSAMVILVKGSRSAAMDQVVNCLVGEA